In Promicromonospora sp. Populi, one genomic interval encodes:
- a CDS encoding transaldolase family protein, whose amino-acid sequence MTQTFDAATTDVTGSETPLGRMTREYPQTALWNDSADPEQLGRAISWGAVGATCNPVIALAAIQADLPRWTARLRELADERPTATESDLGWAVVEELSVDAARLLQPAFEASAGRNGRLSVQTDPRLHRDAAALVAQAERFAALAPNVIVKIPATKTGVEAIEEATFRGVSVNATVSFTVAQAVAVAEAIERGLDRRAAAGLPVEEMGAVATIMVGRLDDWLKVVAAREGLLLPPGVLDWAGVAAIKNAYRIFTERGYRTRVLSAAFRTHLHLSELVGGDLVISPPFEWQDSINRNRLALPARIDAPVDPEILDTLTRTLPDFRAAYEPDGLAPEEFAGFGPSLRTLRQFLDADAQLDQLVRDVLVPAP is encoded by the coding sequence GTGACCCAGACGTTCGACGCAGCCACGACCGACGTCACCGGCAGCGAGACCCCGCTGGGGCGCATGACGCGCGAGTACCCGCAGACGGCCCTGTGGAACGACTCGGCAGACCCCGAGCAGCTCGGCCGCGCCATCTCCTGGGGCGCCGTCGGCGCCACCTGCAACCCGGTGATCGCGCTCGCCGCGATCCAGGCCGACCTCCCGCGCTGGACGGCCCGCCTGCGCGAGCTCGCCGACGAGCGCCCGACCGCCACCGAGTCCGACCTCGGCTGGGCGGTGGTCGAGGAGCTCAGTGTCGACGCCGCCCGCCTGCTGCAGCCCGCCTTCGAGGCCTCTGCCGGCCGGAACGGCCGGCTGTCGGTCCAGACCGACCCGCGCCTGCACCGGGACGCCGCCGCCCTGGTCGCTCAGGCCGAACGCTTCGCCGCGCTGGCGCCGAACGTCATCGTCAAGATCCCGGCGACGAAGACCGGCGTCGAGGCGATCGAAGAGGCGACCTTCCGCGGCGTGAGCGTCAACGCAACTGTCTCGTTCACCGTCGCCCAGGCGGTCGCCGTCGCCGAGGCGATCGAGCGGGGCCTCGACCGCCGTGCGGCCGCGGGCCTGCCCGTCGAGGAGATGGGCGCCGTCGCCACCATCATGGTCGGCCGGCTCGACGACTGGCTCAAGGTCGTGGCCGCGCGCGAGGGCCTGCTCCTGCCGCCGGGGGTCCTCGACTGGGCGGGCGTGGCGGCGATCAAGAACGCGTACCGGATCTTCACCGAGCGCGGTTACCGCACCCGGGTCCTGTCGGCGGCGTTCCGCACCCACCTGCACCTGTCGGAGCTGGTGGGCGGCGACCTGGTGATCTCCCCGCCGTTCGAGTGGCAGGACTCGATCAACCGCAATCGCCTCGCCCTGCCGGCCCGCATCGACGCCCCCGTCGACCCGGAGATCCTCGACACGCTCACGCGCACGCTGCCCGACTTCCGGGCCGCCTACGAGCCCGACGGGCTCGCGCCCGAGGAGTTCGCGGGATTCGGCCCGTCGCTGCGCACGCTGCGCCAGTTCCTCGACGCCGACGCCCAGCTCGACCAGCTCGTACGGGACGTCCTGGTCCCTGCGCCCTGA
- the idi gene encoding isopentenyl-diphosphate Delta-isomerase produces the protein MDVTEVPERVVLLDEHGAPAGSQLKSVVHTADTPLHLAFSCHVLNAAGQVLVTRRALGKRTWPGVWTNSFCGHPQPGEPMEDAVARRAQDEVGLTLRELRPVLPEFRYRATDASGIVENEVCPVYVAVADEEPHLNPDEVMDARWADAGALGAALRATPWAFSPWFVSQAREMSLYAG, from the coding sequence GTGGACGTCACCGAGGTACCAGAGCGAGTTGTCCTGCTGGACGAGCACGGGGCACCCGCCGGATCGCAGCTCAAGAGTGTTGTGCACACCGCGGACACTCCGCTGCACCTGGCGTTCTCGTGCCACGTGCTGAACGCGGCCGGCCAGGTGCTGGTCACCCGCCGTGCCCTGGGCAAACGCACCTGGCCGGGCGTGTGGACCAACTCCTTCTGCGGCCACCCGCAGCCGGGCGAGCCGATGGAGGACGCCGTCGCACGGCGCGCGCAGGACGAGGTCGGGCTGACCCTGCGTGAGCTGCGGCCCGTGCTGCCCGAGTTCCGGTACCGCGCCACCGACGCCTCGGGGATCGTGGAGAACGAGGTGTGCCCCGTCTACGTGGCGGTCGCCGACGAGGAGCCGCACCTGAACCCGGACGAGGTCATGGATGCCCGGTGGGCCGACGCCGGTGCGCTGGGCGCCGCCCTCCGGGCCACCCCGTGGGCGTTCTCGCCCTGGTTCGTGAGCCAGGCGCGGGAGATGTCTCTCTACGCGGGCTGA